A genomic window from Wolbachia pipientis includes:
- a CDS encoding protocatechuate 3,4-dioxygenase, translating into MNVKNILLALLVQTVFSLPLFAADPVLLNCIETPEIYDLDVRPKNFSSSNNLRRKPGSPNSATGELIHIVGRITDINCLPIQNAVVSIWHANSRGVNHYDKNIEDDPNFAGSGRFVVNNLGYYNFITIAPGKIGDRAPHINFLVQHPDFPEFTTQMFFADHNCNNCADPVLEDFVSNGLASLLITPFTYSDQVIKTYTFNITLSGYNKFSNKR; encoded by the coding sequence ATGAATGTGAAAAATATCTTATTAGCGCTTTTAGTACAAACGGTATTCAGTTTGCCGCTATTTGCGGCTGATCCTGTTTTGCTCAACTGCATTGAAACTCCAGAAATATATGACCTTGATGTAAGGCCAAAAAATTTTAGCTCTTCAAACAATTTAAGAAGGAAGCCTGGTTCTCCAAATAGTGCAACAGGAGAATTAATACACATAGTGGGTAGAATTACTGATATAAACTGTTTACCAATACAAAATGCTGTAGTTTCTATATGGCACGCGAATTCACGCGGCGTGAACCATTACGATAAGAATATAGAGGATGATCCGAATTTTGCTGGATCAGGAAGGTTTGTAGTGAATAATCTTGGCTATTATAATTTTATTACGATAGCACCTGGTAAAATTGGTGATAGAGCTCCACATATTAACTTTCTAGTTCAACATCCAGATTTTCCAGAATTCACAACGCAAATGTTTTTTGCTGACCATAATTGCAATAATTGTGCTGATCCTGTTCTTGAAGATTTTGTTAGTAACGGGCTTGCAAGCCTTCTCATAACACCATTTACTTACAGTGATCAGGTCATAAAAACCTATACGTTTAACATTACCTTGAGCGGATATAATAAGTTCTCTAATAAAAGATAA
- a CDS encoding leucyl aminopeptidase codes for MYSLQLFATEMPAMKITISKISPDFKTIVMGLFEDNETVNDGGVLQGKQIIDNIKQFSDFNGSFGEFSSTILPEEKNVIVVGLGKKDEWNGNKELNIGGKIYCELSRLKIKKAAVLIEGSAANVAYGAFLRSFKFDKYKTKKDEKITEVEEITVLVKDKQLSNAERSFEHLRQEGESIFLARSFITEPPNILYPESYADHIKKELTKLGLEIEVLDKKQMEEKKMGALLGVAQGSSKEPKLVVIKWNGAAKEQKPIAFVGKGITFDTGGVSLKPSRGMESMKYDMAGSAAVVGVMHALAGRKAKVNAIGVVALAENAVGGNAQRPSDVVTSMSGQTIEVLNTDAEGRLILADALWYTQDRFSPKFMIDLATLTGAIVVALGNNEYAGLFSNNDELANRLIDAGNEVSEKLWRFPMNETYDKIIDSPIADVQNIAPAGSGGDSIMAAQFLQRFVNETCWAHLDIAGTAWHEKGTDICPRGAVGFGVRLLNKLVEKYYEAND; via the coding sequence ATGTACAGTTTACAATTATTTGCAACGGAGATGCCAGCAATGAAAATAACAATTTCTAAAATTTCGCCCGATTTTAAAACAATAGTAATGGGTTTATTTGAGGACAACGAAACCGTAAATGATGGCGGAGTTTTGCAAGGAAAACAGATCATAGATAATATAAAGCAATTTAGCGATTTTAATGGAAGCTTTGGTGAATTTTCTTCTACCATTTTACCAGAAGAAAAAAATGTCATAGTTGTTGGACTTGGTAAGAAGGATGAATGGAATGGAAATAAGGAATTAAATATTGGCGGTAAAATATATTGTGAGCTAAGCAGATTAAAAATTAAGAAAGCAGCGGTTTTAATCGAAGGTAGTGCAGCAAATGTTGCATATGGTGCGTTTCTGCGTAGTTTTAAGTTTGATAAGTATAAAACTAAAAAGGATGAGAAAATTACAGAGGTAGAGGAGATTACCGTATTAGTAAAAGATAAGCAATTAAGTAATGCTGAAAGATCATTTGAGCACTTAAGGCAAGAAGGTGAGAGTATATTCCTTGCGCGCTCTTTTATAACAGAGCCTCCTAACATTCTATATCCAGAATCCTATGCTGATCATATAAAAAAAGAACTTACTAAGCTTGGCCTTGAAATCGAAGTGCTTGATAAAAAGCAGATGGAAGAGAAAAAAATGGGAGCCTTGCTTGGAGTTGCACAAGGAAGTAGTAAAGAACCAAAATTAGTAGTGATAAAATGGAATGGAGCTGCTAAAGAACAAAAGCCAATAGCTTTTGTTGGTAAAGGTATAACGTTTGACACTGGTGGAGTATCACTCAAACCTTCACGTGGTATGGAGTCGATGAAATATGACATGGCAGGCTCTGCTGCTGTAGTTGGGGTGATGCATGCTTTAGCAGGACGAAAAGCAAAAGTAAATGCAATCGGCGTGGTTGCACTTGCAGAGAATGCAGTGGGTGGTAATGCTCAAAGGCCGAGTGATGTAGTAACTTCAATGTCTGGACAGACGATAGAAGTGTTGAACACCGATGCAGAAGGAAGGCTCATACTTGCAGATGCTTTATGGTATACGCAAGACAGATTCTCACCAAAATTTATGATTGATCTTGCAACTTTAACTGGTGCTATAGTGGTTGCACTTGGAAATAACGAATATGCTGGTCTTTTTTCAAATAATGATGAATTAGCAAACCGTCTGATTGATGCAGGAAATGAAGTAAGTGAGAAGTTATGGCGTTTTCCTATGAATGAAACTTATGACAAAATTATTGATTCACCGATTGCTGATGTTCAAAACATCGCTCCTGCAGGCTCTGGTGGAGATAGCATAATGGCTGCACAGTTTTTACAGCGTTTTGTGAATGAAACTTGCTGGGCACATTTAGATATCGCAGGCACTGCTTGGCACGAAAAAGGTACTGACATTTGTCCAAGAGGAGCAGTAGGTTTTGGTGTAAGGTTACTTAATAAGTTGGTTGAAAAGTACTACGAAGCCAATGATTAA
- a CDS encoding transposase: MSFSYYNMKKHPRNFRNITGLTIEEFEKVVEKVRSGWEKQKKCHGRRSKLPTLEDKLFCVILYYRTYITHRFLGCLFNVHNANVCRLLKRIEPLLAKKVTITKDRSMTPEKILKILADVTEQQIQRPEDSKKRKKSYSGKKRTNTMKTEIIIEEGGRILSVSKSYRGRISDFRIRKQEKYLPLDSIKHADSGYQGWQKLQSNVIIPYKKYRKKPLTPEHNRRLASFRMRVENKIREIKIFKIMSNVYRNFQKKYNLRFNIIAGIVNLKHAF, encoded by the coding sequence ATGAGCTTTAGTTACTATAATATGAAAAAACACCCAAGAAACTTTCGTAATATAACAGGTTTAACTATAGAGGAGTTCGAAAAAGTAGTGGAAAAAGTGAGGTCTGGATGGGAAAAACAGAAAAAGTGTCATGGTAGAAGATCAAAACTACCAACTCTGGAAGATAAGTTGTTTTGCGTAATTTTGTACTATCGCACTTACATAACACATAGATTTTTAGGATGCCTATTCAATGTACACAACGCAAATGTATGTAGGTTACTTAAGAGAATAGAGCCATTACTCGCCAAAAAAGTGACTATAACAAAAGATAGAAGTATGACGCCAGAAAAAATACTGAAGATTTTGGCTGATGTTACAGAACAGCAAATACAGAGACCAGAAGATAGTAAAAAACGGAAGAAATCATATTCAGGAAAAAAAAGAACCAACACTATGAAAACTGAGATTATTATCGAAGAAGGAGGAAGAATTTTATCAGTGTCAAAGTCATACCGTGGTAGAATTAGTGATTTCCGCATAAGGAAACAAGAAAAATATTTACCACTTGATAGCATAAAACATGCCGATTCTGGATATCAAGGTTGGCAAAAATTGCAAAGCAATGTTATAATTCCATATAAAAAGTATCGTAAAAAGCCATTAACTCCAGAGCATAATAGAAGATTAGCATCATTTAGAATGAGAGTAGAAAACAAGATCCGAGAGATAAAGATATTTAAGATTATGTCGAATGTTTATCGCAATTTTCAGAAAAAATATAACCTGAGGTTCAATATTATTGCTGGTATTGTAAATCTTAAGCACGCCTTTTAG